The following coding sequences are from one Candidatus Nitronereus thalassa window:
- the rpsD gene encoding 30S ribosomal protein S4: protein MANYTGPVCRICRREGVKLFLKGTRCMTDKCAIERRSYPPGQHGQGRSRVTDYSAQLREKQKLRRMYGMLERQFRGVFKRAERQGGVTGENLLRLLEQRLDNVVYRIGFALSRKQARQLVNHGHILLNGKKADIASITTSVGDVISVKPKSHELLAIKSALEVTEGRGAPNWIDVDREAFRGTINALPAKDDIGAPVNEQVIVELYSR from the coding sequence GTGGCGAATTATACGGGACCAGTGTGTAGGATTTGTCGGCGAGAGGGCGTCAAGCTCTTTCTCAAAGGAACGCGGTGCATGACGGACAAATGTGCGATTGAGCGACGGAGTTATCCTCCGGGACAACACGGACAAGGCCGATCACGGGTAACCGACTATAGTGCGCAGCTTCGAGAAAAACAAAAATTACGGCGTATGTATGGCATGCTCGAACGTCAGTTCCGTGGGGTGTTTAAGCGAGCCGAACGTCAGGGCGGTGTGACGGGTGAAAACCTTCTGCGTTTGCTGGAGCAACGCTTGGATAATGTGGTCTATCGAATCGGCTTTGCCCTATCAAGAAAGCAAGCTCGGCAGTTGGTGAATCATGGGCATATTCTGTTGAATGGAAAGAAGGCCGACATTGCTTCCATTACGACTTCGGTGGGTGATGTGATTTCGGTCAAACCCAAAAGTCATGAACTGTTGGCGATAAAAAGTGCGTTAGAAGTCACGGAAGGGCGGGGAGCCCCCAATTGGATTGATGTCGATCGCGAGGCGTTTCGTGGGACGATTAATGCCTTGCCAGCCAAGGATGATATTGGGGCGCCCGTTAATGAACAGGTTATCGTCGAGTTGTACTCTCGATAA
- the rpsK gene encoding 30S ribosomal protein S11: protein MSVSKGRKKEKKIVQAGIAHVQASFNNTLVTITDMGGNTVSWSSSGSLGFKGSRKSTPFAATKAGETAGRKAMEHGMRQIDVYVNGPGSGRESAVRALQSVGLRVTLIRDVTPIPHNGCRPPKRRRV, encoded by the coding sequence ATGAGTGTGAGTAAGGGGCGAAAAAAAGAGAAAAAAATTGTTCAGGCCGGAATTGCACATGTCCAAGCATCCTTTAATAATACGTTGGTGACAATTACGGACATGGGTGGAAATACGGTGTCCTGGTCGAGCTCAGGTAGTTTGGGGTTTAAGGGGTCTCGAAAAAGCACACCGTTTGCTGCAACCAAAGCGGGAGAAACTGCGGGACGAAAAGCCATGGAACATGGGATGCGGCAAATTGACGTGTATGTCAATGGTCCGGGATCAGGCCGGGAATCAGCTGTTCGAGCTTTGCAATCAGTGGGCTTGCGTGTCACTTTAATTCGTGATGTAACCCCTATCCCGCATAATGGGTGTCGTCCTCCGAAGCGACGAAGGGTGTAA